The genomic segment CCGGGGTTTCCGTCAATACAGAGTTCAAGTGTTCTTCTGCCGCATCCTGACGACCTGCCTGCACATAGGCGCGAATGAGGTCTGGAAGCAGTGCCTCATCATCATTTGTCGCAGCCGATGAGTTCTGCAGAAGCGCAATACTCTCATCGTGACGATCTAGTCCACCGAGTGCCGCGGCAGCGATCTTGTCAGCCGTCTCCGAACTGCCGTTTTCAATTTGTCGAAGCGTGTCGGAGATCTCCTGTGCGCCCACAAAGTCGCGACGGGCAAGCCGCTGCTGGGCAAGAAGTGTCAGCACCTGACGGTTTGTCGGATTGCGCTCCCGGAGAGCTTCGAGAACACGCAAAGACTGTTCTGCTTTGCCGTGACGCAGCAAAAATTGAACCATGGGAAGCCCGACTTCGGGAGCATTGTCGGCAAGCGCCAGGGCTCTGGCGAATTGCTCCTCCGCGAGAATAGAAGCGCCATCGCGCTCATAGGCACTGGCCAGCATGGTGCGCAAACGTGCGTCTTCTGGTGCTTCGTTTAAGGCCAAAAGAATATCGTCTACCGCGCCAGCATTGTCGTTCCGAGTGATTTTTATTCGCGACCGCAGTCTGAGAGCTTCGACATTTTTGGTATCGTTTTCAAGCACCTCGTTTATCAGTTCTTCAGCTTGAGCCATGTCATTCGACCGGCCGAGCATGGTTGCAAGCATCAGGCGAGCTTGGTTTTTCTGCTGTTCGTCGCTGGTATCGGCGACGACCGATTCAATAACTTCGATCCCTTCTGAGACTTCGCCGGTATTGTACATCAACTCACCAAGCGCCAAACGGATCTCGAAAGAGTCTATGTTTTGCTCGTTACGCTGCTTGATAATGCTATCGAGTTCAGCTCTGCCGACATCCGGTCCCCGTCGCGAAATGAGAAATGAGACAAGAGCCAGTTGTGCTTCGTTGTTTTCAAAGCGGTCTGCAGCAAACTTGCGCACAACGCGTTCAGCGTCGTCTTCTCGGTCTTGGCTCAAGTACCACCTTACCCAGGCTTGGCTGAATTGCGGTGTATCGGGAAACGTCTCTACCAGATTTTCGAAAAGGTCTTCGATACCATCTTGATCGTCCAGGGCCTCAAGAACGCTCATGCGCAACACTTGCAGCCCTACGTGTTTGTCGCTGTCCGCCGGCGCTTGGTTGAGGTATTGCAAAGCGCCTTCCGGATCTTTTGCCAGCATGCGTGCAGAAGCGAGGACAATTAGGGCGTCAGACGCTGTCGGGTCGAGTGAGAACGCTTTTTTGGCGATCTTTTCAGCTTCATCCGGGTTCCGGTTTCTGAGCTCGAAACTTGCTTTGGCGACGAGTACGCTCAGTTCTTCCGGGGAAATCGCTATGGCCTCGTCCAGCTTCTCCTTTGCGCGGTCAAGTTGGTTCGCGGAGAGCAGCATGTAGACCAGTTTCACTCGCGACTGAATATGGTCGCTGGCCTGTTCAGACACAGAGGTATAGACCCTGAACGCGGCCGGAAGGTCGCCTTGGCGTTCTTGTATCTCACCGAATGCAAACAAGGCATCAACGCGGTTGGAATCCAGTTTGATCGCATTGCGAAATTCGATACCAGCCTTCGAAAGATCGCCCTGTTCTGCGAATTCCACTCCACGCTCGTAATGATCCTGAGCCCTTTCTTCTGAGGAACTGCACCCTGCCAGGACAAGAGCGCTGAAAATAAGGGCCGCACAGACAGTTGTACGCCCATGCTTTTTTGCCAGGTTCATTTAATGGTGCTCCTACAATTTCAACATTCGAACGTGCGCGTAAAATAAGGATTTTAGCGGAAAATTCGAGTAACCAATTTGTAAAATTTAACTCAAGGTTAAAGCTGTGGGGCGAATGTGAGCCGCTCGAATAGACATCAAGCGCGGTTCAATTCCCGAACCACCGGCTATGTTACCTTTAATAGGCCGTTGTACCCTACGCTTAACATTCAACAAGCTTCAACTTAAATAAAATCAATGTTTAGTGCGGTCTCGTTTTGTACCGTCGTACTGGTGCTCGTCGCGCCGGTTGGTCGCCAACGTCGGCAAAAAGCGGCTTAATGTGCCATGTTTCGGCGCTTTTGAAAAACCTTCACGAATAGCATGCCTAACCAAGCTCTGCGTTCGACCTCATGAATGGCGCGTTTTTGTAACCAACACAAGGGCGGACATCACCGACAGTGTGATTGGCCAGAAGACGGCGGTAACCAGTGCAAGCGAGAGCGAACCCGGCGCCGCGCGTGCCGTCTCAGCCAATTCCATTGCACTTAGTGCGAAGAAAGCCAAAGCAACGGCCAGGTAAGCAAAAATCCCCAAGCCTATAAGAAGCAACATTTCAAAATCCCGTTAGCCAGTTCGGCGTATGCATAAACCATCTGGTGCCTCGAAATTGGTTAATAGAATATAACGATGGCGGAAAAATAGGAAGAGGGAATGGTTAATCACGTGCTTTTGAGAAACCGGGCAGGGGTATTTGGCCCGATTGGCGGCGTCTCTCGTGCGGTCACTTTTGGTCCTGCCAGTCGACCGTGTGAACGCCACAAAGCATAATCGCCCAGCTGAAACAGTCCGTTCTCAATCCGGCGCGTTTCTCTGCGACGGCGCTGACCTGAACGCGGCGGGCGCGGGAAGATCACCTGATGCGCGCTGGCGGTTTGCGGCCTCCGCCCACCACATAAGCTGCCTGATCGTGCGGTCGATATAAGTGTCCCAGCGATCCTTGTCGGTCCCAGCGAGGTAAGCGCCATCCCCGTCGAACACCTCTTGCGCCTGCGGCACGTGAACCATCGCTGAAACCGGGAGGCACCCGAGTTCGGACAGAAATGTGCGCATGTTCACAGCGGCTCTTGCACCACCCCATTGGCCAGCAGAGTAGGTCACGATTGCGCTCGGTTTATAAGAAAACAAAGAACTGCCGAAGTGGTTGAGCAAATGCGCAAGGCTGGGCGACATGGAGTGATTGTATTCCGGACTGACCATCACATAGCCATCAGCACTCGCGATACGCGCTTCAAGCTCCTCAAGTTGGAACGGCGCTTTGCCTTTCGCGTAAGAAAAGTGTGGCTTGAACGGCTTGGGAAGATCAATTTCCAGAGGATCGACGAGAATATGAGCTGCGCCATAGGCATCCAGCCTGCGGCAGCACGCGGCTGCGACCCGTTCTCCCAGCCGAGCGGGACGTGGTGGTGTGCTTGCGCGTTCCGTGCCAAGAAATACCAGAAAGTTCATGCGGCTCTGCCTCGCGAAGTCTAACACAGCGGTTTAGTACGACGCAGCGAACGCGGCGTACCAGTTCTTGCAAATCAAGCGCCCGGTGGCGATTCCGTCTGTCTTTGCGTAATACCTTTACAATGCCTTTGCCACTGAGAAAGCGCCTCAAGAACGCCAAAACCCCGCTTTCAAGCCTGTCAGGCTTTCCAAACTAGGCAAATTTCTCAAAATAAAACTTAACGGTCGACAAATGGTATTAGATAGGTATTATATTTGCGGGGCTGACGGGCTCGCTTTGCCGAAAAATCGTTGTCCATTTGGATGCGCAAGAACAATACCATGGCAATAGAGCTGCGAATGTCATGAACTCGAGAGAACGGCATTGCACCGTCAGACAGAAACAAAAGAATAAAGACACAATCGCTTGAAAACAGGGAACAGCGCAATGACACGTAAGTTTTTATCCTTGGTAATGGTCAGCACGGCTCTTGTGACAAGCAGTGCTTATGCGCAGGACGTCACACTGACAATCGAGAGCTGGCGCAATGACGATCTGGCCCTCTGGCAGGAAAAGATCATTCCTGCATTTGAAGCGTCTCATCCGGGCATCAAGGTGAAATTCACACCATCGGCGCCGACTGAATACAACGCGGCTCTAAATTCCAAACTGGATGCGGGGTCGGCCGGTGATCTGATTACCTGCCGTCCGTTTGATGCCTCACTGGCACTTTTTGACGCTGGTCATCTGGTTGATCTCGATGACATGGAGGCCATGAACAATTTCTCCGACGTGGCAAAAGCCGCCTGGCAGTCTGACGACGGGTCAGCCAGTTTCTGCGTTCCCATGGCATCGGTGATTCATGGGTTCATCTACAACAAAGACGCATTCAATGAACTTGGCGTTTCCGTGCCGACAACGGAGGAGGAATTCTTTGCCGTTCTAGAAAAGTTCAAGGAAGACGGCAGCTATATCCCTATGGCAATGGGAACCAACGACCAGTGGGAAGCCGCCACGATGGGCTACAACAACATTGGTCCGAACTACTGGAAAGGCGAGGAAGGCCGCAACGCACTTATCAAGGGTGAGCAGAAACTAACCGATGAGCAATGGGTCGCGCCTTATGCGACACTTGCAAAATGGGGACCGTACCTTGGCGACGGCTACGAGGCGCAGACCTACCCGGACAGCCAGAACCTGTTCACGCTGGGGCGTGCAGCGATCTATCCGGCCGGTAGCTGGGAAATTGCAGGCTTCAACACACAGGCCGATTTTGAAATGGGCGCGTTCAAGCCACCGGTCCAGAATACTGGTGACACTTGCTACATTTCCGATCACACGGATATCGGCATCGGCATGAATGCAGCCACCGAGAACCCTGAAGCTGCCAAGACGTTCCTGGCCTGGGTCGCGTCTCCGGATTTCGCTGCCATCTTCGGCAACGCGCTGCCCGGTTTCTTCCCTTTGTCGAAGACCCCGGTCGAACTTGAAGACCCGCTCGCAAAAGAGTTCGTCGGCTGGCGTGAAGAGTGTGAAAGCACGATCCGGTCTACCTATCAGATCCTGTCCCGCGGAACGCCCAACCTTGAAAATGAAACCTGGGGCGCTTCAGTTGCGGCAATCAAGGGCACGGACACTCCGGAAGCCCTTGGCCAGAAGCTGCAGGACGGTCTCGCGAGCTGGTACGCGCCGCACCAGTAAGACTTTCCATCCTGCGATCATATCCGGACGAGGCCGCCTCGTCCGGACCCCTTGACCGGAGCTTCGGATGAGCAAGCCTCGTTTTCGCTGGCATATCGTCGTGTTTCTGGCCCCAGCGGTTCTCGT from the Roseibium sp. HPY-6 genome contains:
- a CDS encoding ABC transporter substrate-binding protein, giving the protein MTRKFLSLVMVSTALVTSSAYAQDVTLTIESWRNDDLALWQEKIIPAFEASHPGIKVKFTPSAPTEYNAALNSKLDAGSAGDLITCRPFDASLALFDAGHLVDLDDMEAMNNFSDVAKAAWQSDDGSASFCVPMASVIHGFIYNKDAFNELGVSVPTTEEEFFAVLEKFKEDGSYIPMAMGTNDQWEAATMGYNNIGPNYWKGEEGRNALIKGEQKLTDEQWVAPYATLAKWGPYLGDGYEAQTYPDSQNLFTLGRAAIYPAGSWEIAGFNTQADFEMGAFKPPVQNTGDTCYISDHTDIGIGMNAATENPEAAKTFLAWVASPDFAAIFGNALPGFFPLSKTPVELEDPLAKEFVGWREECESTIRSTYQILSRGTPNLENETWGASVAAIKGTDTPEALGQKLQDGLASWYAPHQ
- a CDS encoding tetratricopeptide repeat protein; amino-acid sequence: MNLAKKHGRTTVCAALIFSALVLAGCSSSEERAQDHYERGVEFAEQGDLSKAGIEFRNAIKLDSNRVDALFAFGEIQERQGDLPAAFRVYTSVSEQASDHIQSRVKLVYMLLSANQLDRAKEKLDEAIAISPEELSVLVAKASFELRNRNPDEAEKIAKKAFSLDPTASDALIVLASARMLAKDPEGALQYLNQAPADSDKHVGLQVLRMSVLEALDDQDGIEDLFENLVETFPDTPQFSQAWVRWYLSQDREDDAERVVRKFAADRFENNEAQLALVSFLISRRGPDVGRAELDSIIKQRNEQNIDSFEIRLALGELMYNTGEVSEGIEVIESVVADTSDEQQKNQARLMLATMLGRSNDMAQAEELINEVLENDTKNVEALRLRSRIKITRNDNAGAVDDILLALNEAPEDARLRTMLASAYERDGASILAEEQFARALALADNAPEVGLPMVQFLLRHGKAEQSLRVLEALRERNPTNRQVLTLLAQQRLARRDFVGAQEISDTLRQIENGSSETADKIAAAALGGLDRHDESIALLQNSSAATNDDEALLPDLIRAYVQAGRQDAAEEHLNSVLTETPENTLAKVLLGSVYLSQNRSQDAEAQFLSAAAESESVLGNTSLAQYYLATRKFDEAEGTIRDGLEKQNDNMTLRLMLTTVLQQMQRFDEAIDEYEIMFASDPESTIVANDLASLLSERRGDEASLDRAFEIAQRFRSSEVPQYMDTLGWVYYLRGEHSSALPLLRNASQKLPNMGLVQFHYGMALAALNQKDQAINSLEKALDLKTMMTEDDLKEARATVERLKNSDGSAESN
- a CDS encoding NAD(P)H-dependent oxidoreductase — translated: MNFLVFLGTERASTPPRPARLGERVAAACCRRLDAYGAAHILVDPLEIDLPKPFKPHFSYAKGKAPFQLEELEARIASADGYVMVSPEYNHSMSPSLAHLLNHFGSSLFSYKPSAIVTYSAGQWGGARAAVNMRTFLSELGCLPVSAMVHVPQAQEVFDGDGAYLAGTDKDRWDTYIDRTIRQLMWWAEAANRQRASGDLPAPAAFRSAPSQRNAPD